A portion of the Hydractinia symbiolongicarpus strain clone_291-10 chromosome 10, HSymV2.1, whole genome shotgun sequence genome contains these proteins:
- the LOC130662646 gene encoding uncharacterized protein LOC130662646 — translation MMRRFISIILASCYILVDSYITRLPCKYHGNFSDIQYNKYSPGNVIKSIKTITRDKCMIGCVGESLCKACNYHGSTQLCDLLSSDVAATSSKNGSIYMRTNNTNRNRGPFCKSLNPCQEKTICDDSCNSVGYECVTLKNVALQAEASLSTKKSGYPGKYAIDGDTTRLHYASTQAKTLDWLKIDLKRTHHLLYIKVWRQSINNYVALKIGMFSELKDNPSIGRIYESDANGLTHFCKSDKTFCEARYVGAYRKYQNTQILAIREVEVYGYEA, via the exons atgatGCGAAG GTTCATATCCATCATCCTAGCGTCTTGCTACATTTTAGTGGATAGTTACATCACAAGACTTCCATGTAAATATCATGGTAACTTCTCTGACATCCAATATAACAAGTATTCCCCAGGAAATGTTATTAAATCGATCAAAACAATAACTAGAGACAAGTGTATGATTGGTTGTGTGGGAGAATCATTGTGCAAAGCGTGTAATTACCATGGCTCAACTCAACTATGCGATCTTCTATCTTCTGATGTTGCAGCAACTTCATCAAAAAATGGATCGATTTATATGCGAACGAATAATACAAACAGAAAC AGAGGACCATTTTGCAAAAGTCTAAATCCATGCCAGGAGAAGACGATATGTGATGACTCATGCAACAGCGTTGGATACGAATGTG TCACACTGAAAAACGTGGCGCTACAGGCGGAAGCATCCTTATCAACAAAGAAATCGGGTTATCCTGGCAAATACGCTATAGATGGTGACACTACAAGGTTACATTATGCGTCAACCCAAGCGAAAACACTTGATTGGTTGAAAATCGATTTAAAACGTACACATCATCTTTTGTATATTAAAGTATGGCGACAATCTATTAATAATTATGTAGCCTTAAAAATTGGTATGTTTAGCGAACTCAAAGATAACCCAAGTATTGGCAGAATATATGAAAGTGATGCCAATGGGTTGACGCATTTCTGTAAAAGCGATAAAACATTTTGCGAAGCAAGATACGTGGGGGCttacagaaaatatcaaaatacacAAATTCTGGCGATCAGAGAAGTAGAAGTTTATGGATATGAAGCATAA